A single region of the Oenococcus kitaharae DSM 17330 genome encodes:
- a CDS encoding ABC transporter ATP-binding protein: MILEITHLSFNYKNVDIFKDASMQIEKPGVYGLVAPNGSGKTTLLDLIAGFLSQQRGEIRIFGQSNKQLKSLAPKISYVQDNRVLYQYLSAQEHLNMVADLYHVSKERVAQLVKQFALTNFLTRPVSSYSLGQKQRILIAMAMVTDPQLIFLDEPLNGLDPDSVIIIRNVLKQLALEKKTVLVSSHNLDELAKTTDTFFYVKNKQLFSEQIEHFANLSFKTDQPEQMQQFLEDADFQVKRDDGRLVILVASDRIIDLIRKMDQQHLDFSDPKIYVNSLEDQYQRIFD, from the coding sequence ATGATTCTGGAAATCACTCATTTATCTTTTAACTACAAAAACGTCGATATTTTTAAAGACGCATCTATGCAGATTGAAAAACCCGGTGTTTATGGTTTGGTGGCTCCTAATGGTTCTGGGAAGACGACGCTGCTGGACTTGATTGCTGGTTTTTTATCTCAGCAGCGAGGCGAGATTAGGATTTTCGGGCAGTCTAATAAGCAGTTGAAATCCCTAGCGCCGAAGATTAGTTATGTCCAGGACAACCGCGTCCTCTATCAATACCTCAGTGCACAAGAACACCTGAATATGGTAGCGGATCTGTATCATGTGTCAAAAGAGCGTGTCGCGCAATTAGTGAAACAGTTTGCTCTGACCAATTTTCTGACACGTCCAGTCTCCAGCTATTCGCTTGGTCAAAAACAGCGTATTTTGATTGCGATGGCCATGGTCACGGATCCACAACTGATCTTTTTAGACGAACCCCTCAATGGCCTCGATCCAGACAGCGTGATTATTATTAGAAATGTTTTAAAGCAGCTGGCCTTGGAAAAGAAGACGGTTTTGGTCTCTTCTCATAATTTGGATGAACTGGCGAAAACCACAGACACTTTCTTTTACGTGAAAAATAAGCAGCTTTTTTCAGAACAGATTGAGCATTTTGCTAACCTGTCATTTAAGACTGACCAGCCTGAACAAATGCAGCAATTCTTGGAGGATGCTGATTTTCAAGTTAAACGGGACGATGGCCGGCTGGTCATTTTGGTTGCTTCGGATAGAATCATTGACTTAATCAGAAAGATGGATCAGCAGCATTTAGATTTTTCCGATCCTAAAATTTATGTCAACAGCCTAGAAGACCAATATCAAAGGATCTTTGATTAA
- a CDS encoding aminotransferase class I/II-fold pyridoxal phosphate-dependent enzyme, with the protein MPQVRKNLERLTNTVVQGTKPSMILALNQEFKGIDDIVMLTIGEPDFNTPEHVKAAAVADIQADDSHYGLSKGTALLLKNAASFLKDRYGLDYDPKTELLTTIGVTEGIFDTMKTLLNPGDEVIIPQPTFPVYGAAATVCGAKVVPVPTVDDDFLLTPARLTAVLAEHPKAKAIVLASPGNPTGVAYSETQIAALAAVLKQHDIFVVSDEIYSELTYDRPHASFAKALPEQTILFNGVSKSHAMTGYRLGIIAAPAAIISQLAVIHELITTTQPNVVMAAGAEAFGPGENDAESMRAEYKKRRAFLISAFDQMGLHYVYPDGAFYFFVKIPDYLEQDGFKLARQIAKEAKVGLTPGVAFGQAGYMRISYATSLAQLKVAAQRLSAFLKMQKAKQPSVTDADM; encoded by the coding sequence ATGCCGCAAGTTAGAAAAAATTTAGAGAGATTGACCAACACCGTGGTACAAGGCACAAAACCGAGTATGATCTTGGCTTTGAATCAAGAATTCAAAGGGATTGACGATATTGTCATGCTGACGATTGGCGAGCCGGATTTCAACACACCAGAACACGTTAAAGCAGCTGCTGTCGCTGATATTCAGGCTGATGATTCTCATTATGGGCTGTCTAAGGGAACAGCTCTTTTGTTGAAAAACGCTGCCAGCTTTTTGAAGGATCGTTATGGCTTGGATTATGATCCTAAGACTGAATTGCTGACGACCATCGGCGTCACAGAAGGGATTTTTGACACGATGAAGACGCTGCTGAATCCTGGCGACGAAGTGATTATTCCACAGCCGACGTTCCCGGTCTATGGTGCTGCAGCCACTGTATGCGGGGCAAAAGTTGTTCCTGTACCAACGGTTGATGACGACTTTTTGTTGACCCCTGCTAGGCTAACGGCTGTTTTGGCAGAGCATCCCAAGGCTAAAGCGATTGTGCTGGCAAGTCCCGGAAACCCCACCGGTGTCGCTTATAGCGAAACTCAGATTGCAGCTTTGGCAGCCGTCTTAAAACAGCACGATATTTTCGTGGTTTCCGATGAGATTTATTCCGAGCTGACTTATGACCGGCCGCATGCCTCTTTTGCAAAAGCCCTGCCAGAACAGACGATTTTGTTCAACGGTGTTTCTAAGTCTCATGCTATGACTGGTTACCGTTTGGGCATTATTGCTGCACCTGCTGCGATCATTTCTCAATTAGCCGTAATCCATGAATTAATCACGACGACTCAGCCTAACGTTGTCATGGCCGCCGGTGCTGAAGCTTTCGGACCGGGTGAAAATGACGCTGAATCTATGCGGGCTGAATATAAAAAACGACGTGCATTTCTCATATCGGCTTTTGATCAAATGGGTCTGCATTACGTGTATCCGGATGGTGCTTTTTATTTCTTTGTCAAGATTCCGGATTATCTCGAGCAGGATGGTTTCAAACTGGCACGGCAGATTGCCAAAGAAGCCAAAGTTGGTTTGACACCCGGTGTTGCTTTTGGACAGGCCGGTTATATGCGAATCTCCTATGCGACATCTTTGGCGCAATTAAAAGTGGCTGCTCAACGTCTATCTGCATTTTTAAAGATGCAAAAAGCCAAACAGCCAAGCGTTACTGACGCTGATATGTAA
- a CDS encoding PTS transporter subunit IIC has translation MKKEKNSFILNILNGLSIGVVITLIPSAVLGSLMRAFGSNPAALSVIQMTSMAQSLLAVIAAFAVGQAFRFSMIDTGSMALAAFMGSGAASIGAKGSFVIAGTGDIINIGVTLVIAVVLIKLIQSHLGQLKVILSPILVLGIAGGLGRFLFPYVHWITTEIGAGINRLTDLQPLVMAPLMGLIFAVLILSPISSAGIAIAIGLTGIGSGAANLGITTASFTLAIMGSSVNTFGGTISHFIGTPKIQMANMLSKPKLFIPIMIVSALAGLEAAVLQVGGTPMSAGFGISGLVGPLGAFQTGTTNILLLIVEFVLIPALLAFATHFIFVKKTAFIKASDLKLPDAA, from the coding sequence ATGAAAAAAGAAAAAAATTCATTTATTTTAAATATTTTAAACGGCCTCAGCATCGGCGTTGTGATTACGCTGATTCCTAGTGCGGTTTTAGGTTCTTTGATGCGAGCTTTCGGCAGCAATCCCGCCGCCTTGTCCGTGATTCAAATGACTAGCATGGCACAAAGCTTGCTCGCAGTGATAGCGGCATTCGCCGTTGGACAGGCTTTTCGTTTTTCAATGATTGATACGGGTTCAATGGCTTTAGCAGCTTTTATGGGTTCTGGTGCTGCCAGCATTGGAGCTAAAGGCAGCTTCGTGATTGCCGGTACCGGCGACATTATCAACATTGGTGTGACACTGGTGATTGCGGTTGTGCTGATCAAATTAATCCAGTCGCATTTGGGCCAGCTAAAGGTCATTTTATCCCCGATTCTTGTCTTGGGAATTGCCGGCGGCTTGGGCCGATTCTTATTTCCCTACGTTCACTGGATTACAACCGAAATTGGGGCCGGCATTAATCGCTTGACTGATCTGCAGCCATTAGTTATGGCACCGTTAATGGGACTAATCTTCGCTGTCCTAATTCTGTCGCCAATCTCATCAGCCGGCATTGCGATTGCAATCGGTTTGACTGGCATCGGATCCGGCGCGGCTAATTTAGGTATCACGACTGCCAGTTTCACCTTGGCGATCATGGGTTCTTCTGTCAACACTTTCGGTGGGACAATCAGTCATTTTATCGGCACACCAAAAATTCAAATGGCGAATATGCTCAGCAAACCTAAATTGTTCATTCCGATCATGATTGTCTCTGCGCTGGCTGGTTTGGAGGCCGCAGTATTACAAGTCGGCGGTACGCCTATGTCAGCCGGCTTTGGTATCTCGGGACTCGTTGGCCCCCTGGGTGCCTTTCAAACGGGCACAACCAATATCCTGCTGCTGATCGTGGAGTTTGTACTTATTCCAGCGCTGCTGGCTTTTGCCACTCATTTTATTTTTGTTAAGAAAACTGCATTCATTAAAGCATCGGATTTGAAACTACCTGATGCTGCATAA
- a CDS encoding YibE/F family protein, translating to MSFSRSKLLKWAILLLAVIGLTALTHFDTVFYQTPIAQVVRVKENDSHRTRDYFANEDRSATQQLTVKFLNTKRKNQKITISNQYVASEVLTQKYRVGQRLLLSHKKWWSIIGQKRDTFLVFTITLMLALTIGLTKKVSLRIIGSLGLNFIFFILAILLDINFEDAPAVFIFAILTIVFAFITLLLVLGRRKQFVIVFLSTILSTAAGVGIGAITIAVNHASGIHFEYMDFITQFPIPLFYSELMIGVLGAAMDESSDITAMMFGMQRERADRSFGEYFVSGMRVGRDIVGSLTNVLFMVFIANTLPMVFLYLRNGNTWSYTIDMTMMLGLLSTVISAIGIVLTVPITSWLSASLLSAEKRLAR from the coding sequence ATGTCTTTTTCCCGCAGCAAACTCCTCAAATGGGCCATTCTTTTGTTGGCTGTCATCGGCTTAACAGCCTTGACACACTTTGATACTGTTTTCTATCAGACGCCTATTGCCCAAGTTGTTCGAGTTAAAGAGAACGACAGCCATCGTACGCGAGATTATTTTGCTAATGAAGACCGTAGCGCGACACAGCAGCTGACGGTTAAATTTTTAAATACGAAGCGCAAGAATCAGAAGATAACGATTAGCAATCAATATGTTGCTTCGGAAGTGCTGACGCAAAAATATCGTGTTGGTCAGCGTTTGCTGTTAAGTCATAAAAAATGGTGGAGCATCATCGGCCAAAAGCGGGATACTTTTCTTGTTTTCACGATTACTTTGATGCTGGCTTTGACCATCGGGCTGACAAAAAAAGTCAGCTTGCGGATTATCGGCAGTTTGGGCCTGAATTTTATCTTCTTTATTCTAGCGATTTTGTTGGACATCAATTTTGAAGACGCACCAGCTGTCTTCATCTTCGCGATTTTGACCATCGTTTTTGCTTTTATTACTTTATTGTTGGTGCTGGGCAGGCGCAAGCAATTTGTGATTGTCTTTTTGTCGACAATTCTGTCAACGGCCGCCGGTGTTGGGATTGGCGCGATCACGATTGCAGTCAATCATGCTAGTGGGATTCATTTCGAATACATGGACTTTATCACACAATTTCCGATCCCACTCTTTTATTCGGAACTGATGATTGGCGTGTTAGGCGCAGCTATGGACGAGTCCTCAGATATTACGGCCATGATGTTTGGTATGCAGCGTGAACGGGCAGACCGTTCCTTTGGCGAGTATTTTGTTTCCGGCATGCGTGTTGGTCGGGATATTGTTGGCTCTTTAACGAATGTCTTATTCATGGTCTTTATCGCCAATACATTGCCGATGGTCTTCCTATATTTAAGAAACGGCAATACCTGGTCCTACACGATTGATATGACCATGATGCTGGGATTATTATCCACGGTGATTTCTGCGATTGGCATTGTCCTGACTGTGCCGATCACATCTTGGCTGTCGGCCAGTTTGTTGTCAGCTGAAAAGAGGCTTGCCCGATGA
- a CDS encoding YibE/F family protein, with product MTTFVWLIIILFLLMILVAGKHGFKAFIGLIINLAAIFLLIILINWQFNVYIVTVAISFIILAVSIYLSADNQEVTNHAFVASLIVLLAVVLLIIPINYLANVQGFSSESSEELEGLLLAVGLNFHRIAFIVTVIASLGAIAEASMAISADLHELIESTPDITNANLYKQGNIIGAQIIGTALNTLFFGVLGENLTLAIFYIRLHYSFAQLINGKLLVAAIIDLFIAMIGVLLTIPVTTWIVAHVHAKKNKLQN from the coding sequence ATGACGACTTTTGTTTGGTTAATTATCATTTTGTTTCTTCTAATGATTTTGGTGGCGGGGAAACACGGTTTTAAGGCCTTTATCGGCCTCATCATCAATCTTGCCGCAATCTTTCTGCTGATTATTCTGATTAATTGGCAGTTTAATGTTTATATCGTGACGGTTGCGATCAGTTTTATAATTCTGGCCGTTTCCATTTATCTTTCCGCTGATAATCAAGAAGTGACGAATCATGCCTTTGTGGCTAGCCTGATTGTCTTATTAGCGGTTGTGCTGCTGATTATTCCGATTAATTATTTAGCAAACGTCCAGGGGTTTTCATCTGAGTCGTCAGAAGAATTGGAGGGGTTGCTGTTGGCTGTAGGCTTGAACTTTCATCGTATTGCTTTTATTGTGACTGTAATTGCCAGCCTCGGTGCAATTGCTGAGGCTAGTATGGCGATTTCAGCCGATCTGCATGAATTGATCGAAAGCACGCCTGATATTACAAACGCCAATCTGTATAAGCAGGGCAACATTATCGGTGCTCAGATTATCGGGACGGCTTTGAATACGCTTTTCTTTGGTGTTTTGGGCGAGAATTTAACCTTGGCTATTTTCTACATTCGCCTGCATTACAGTTTTGCTCAGTTAATTAATGGCAAACTGCTGGTGGCTGCGATTATTGATTTATTCATCGCCATGATCGGGGTGTTGTTAACGATTCCGGTCACGACTTGGATCGTTGCCCATGTTCATGCCAAAAAAAATAAGCTGCAGAATTGA
- the yidA gene encoding sugar-phosphatase: MTIKLVAIDVDATLLNSRNELTKHTIDVLEEAIKQGVKPVITSGRPLPGTEPYYAKLGIAGRDDQYAINYNGATIRTTSGKMIAQTPVSIQDYRDIYKLAGEIGVKVHAETADYIYTPYLSAPKYTKYESKLTNCQVRHVRMQDLKESDVLAKIMFIDEPEIIERVKKELPQWVYDRFTVVPSSPIFLEFIHKGISKGSAVKTLAEKLNIDISDVMAIGDQGNDISMIEAAGVGVAMANAIDEAKEKAQFITKSNDEDGVAFAIEKFVLNQEQLEK, from the coding sequence ATGACAATAAAATTAGTAGCAATTGATGTAGATGCCACTCTGCTGAACAGCAGAAACGAATTAACCAAACATACAATCGACGTTTTGGAAGAAGCGATCAAGCAGGGAGTCAAACCCGTAATTACTTCCGGGCGTCCACTGCCAGGCACCGAACCTTATTATGCTAAGCTCGGGATCGCTGGTCGCGATGACCAATATGCAATTAATTACAACGGCGCAACTATCAGAACCACTTCCGGAAAAATGATTGCCCAGACGCCTGTCAGCATTCAGGACTATCGCGATATCTATAAATTGGCCGGTGAAATCGGTGTCAAGGTCCACGCTGAAACAGCCGATTATATTTATACGCCCTATTTGTCAGCACCGAAATATACAAAATACGAGTCTAAATTAACTAACTGTCAAGTACGTCACGTCCGCATGCAGGACTTAAAAGAATCTGACGTCCTAGCCAAAATTATGTTCATCGATGAGCCTGAAATCATCGAAAGAGTCAAAAAAGAATTGCCGCAGTGGGTTTATGATCGTTTTACAGTCGTCCCCAGTTCGCCTATTTTCTTGGAATTCATTCATAAAGGGATCTCAAAGGGCAGTGCGGTCAAGACCTTGGCTGAGAAATTAAATATCGACATCAGCGATGTGATGGCTATCGGTGATCAGGGAAACGATATTTCTATGATCGAAGCTGCCGGTGTTGGTGTGGCGATGGCTAACGCGATTGACGAAGCCAAAGAGAAGGCTCAATTCATCACGAAGAGCAATGATGAAGACGGCGTCGCTTTTGCAATTGAGAAGTTTGTCTTAAATCAAGAACAGTTAGAAAAATAA
- a CDS encoding phospho-sugar mutase has protein sequence MVKEKTIQEKIKDWEVADLPEGLRLEFANASQAQLEDAFYQDLNFGTAGMRGLLGVGSNRMNIYTVAQTTEALARHMEKQGDDAKKRGVVISGDSRINSELFKKVSAEVLRAHDITVYLFNGPHPTPELSFAVMNLHTYAGIMITASHNTKEYNGYKLYGEDGGQLPPKPADEIVAERAGVTDIFHIKQVAGGIKKIGADMDKAYLEHVKTVTINPELIKKWGDKLTISFTPLHGAGGDLGSRALKQAGFNKVSIVKEQFEPDGTFPTVKYPNPEFHEVFKLSEGYQTDLELAVDPDSDRMGVGYRKADGSYAYLTGNQIAALMVNYILTAQQQAGTLPKNGAIVTSNVSSNLPGLIADSFGIKQFTVLTGFKYIADKIVEFDAKQDYQFEFGFEESYGFLIKPFVHDKDAVQAITLMSELAAYYKDRGMTIGDGLDEIYAKFSAFAESSEATEFPGEQGQAQMAAVMTRFRNQGPKNFGEVAVKTVEDNELRVSKDLTTGASKRISLPKANVIKYWLVDGSWIALRPSGTEPKLKVYIAAKGEDMAAANKQLTYLKDQINQLLK, from the coding sequence ATGGTTAAAGAAAAAACAATACAAGAGAAAATAAAAGACTGGGAAGTCGCAGATCTTCCCGAAGGATTACGTTTAGAGTTTGCTAACGCCAGCCAGGCACAGCTGGAAGATGCCTTCTATCAGGATCTTAATTTTGGGACGGCTGGCATGCGCGGTCTGCTAGGAGTCGGTAGTAACCGCATGAATATCTACACGGTTGCCCAGACGACAGAAGCGTTGGCGCGGCATATGGAAAAGCAGGGTGATGATGCTAAAAAACGCGGCGTCGTGATCTCCGGTGATTCGAGAATTAATTCTGAACTATTCAAAAAGGTATCAGCTGAAGTTCTGCGGGCGCATGATATTACAGTTTATTTGTTTAATGGACCGCATCCGACGCCGGAATTAAGTTTTGCCGTTATGAACCTGCATACTTATGCCGGCATCATGATCACGGCCAGCCACAATACAAAAGAATATAACGGATATAAATTATATGGTGAAGACGGCGGCCAGTTACCACCAAAACCCGCAGATGAAATTGTCGCAGAGCGTGCTGGTGTCACAGATATCTTTCATATCAAACAGGTAGCTGGTGGAATTAAAAAAATCGGTGCCGACATGGATAAGGCTTATTTGGAGCATGTCAAGACCGTCACGATTAACCCAGAACTGATCAAAAAGTGGGGAGATAAATTAACGATCAGTTTCACACCGCTCCATGGTGCCGGTGGTGATTTGGGTTCGCGTGCTTTAAAGCAAGCTGGCTTTAATAAAGTCTCAATTGTTAAAGAACAATTCGAGCCGGACGGCACTTTCCCAACCGTGAAATATCCAAACCCTGAGTTCCATGAAGTCTTCAAGCTTTCCGAAGGTTATCAGACAGATTTGGAATTGGCTGTTGATCCTGATTCGGATCGGATGGGTGTCGGCTATCGTAAAGCAGATGGCAGTTATGCCTATCTGACAGGCAACCAGATCGCGGCTTTGATGGTCAATTATATTTTGACGGCTCAACAGCAGGCTGGCACGTTACCGAAAAATGGCGCGATTGTAACCTCCAATGTTTCCTCTAATCTGCCAGGTCTGATTGCTGATTCCTTTGGTATTAAGCAATTTACGGTGCTGACCGGCTTTAAATATATTGCTGATAAAATCGTTGAATTTGATGCCAAACAGGATTATCAATTCGAATTTGGTTTTGAAGAGTCTTACGGTTTTTTGATCAAGCCTTTCGTGCACGATAAAGATGCTGTTCAAGCGATTACTTTAATGTCTGAACTGGCAGCCTATTATAAGGACCGCGGCATGACGATCGGCGACGGCTTGGATGAAATTTATGCTAAGTTCAGTGCCTTTGCCGAGTCTTCTGAAGCCACAGAGTTCCCCGGCGAGCAAGGCCAAGCTCAGATGGCAGCTGTGATGACGCGCTTTAGAAATCAAGGGCCGAAAAATTTTGGCGAAGTCGCTGTAAAGACCGTTGAAGACAATGAATTGCGCGTCTCCAAAGATTTGACGACTGGTGCCAGCAAACGCATTTCTCTGCCTAAGGCTAACGTGATTAAATACTGGCTTGTCGATGGTTCTTGGATTGCCCTGCGGCCATCTGGTACAGAACCGAAATTAAAGGTCTATATCGCGGCTAAAGGTGAGGATATGGCTGCTGCCAATAAACAGTTAACCTATTTAAAAGATCAGATTAATCAGCTTTTGAAATAA
- a CDS encoding alpha/beta hydrolase, translating to MAKKNFKNTSRLLLASAGIVSLFFLASEYLFRLAFKRVDYVPETSADKQKYADDYWRYVDWFKKVDKEHWTFTISGEKEDMSAYFIPAKDGSSDKSVIISHGYKGNGETMSNYAQMFYDMGFSVLLPDDRGHGESAGKYISFGWLDRLDYLRWLQKLIVRLGDKTKIVLFGVSMGASTVEMLSGEDLPPQVRCIIADCGYSSIDEELVFLLKHQYHLPKYPFYPFVSTINHHRLGYYLGDVSSVTQLKKNKLPIFFIHGEKDRFVPSYMALENYQAAQSAKDLWIVENASHAESFWVDPENYKRHVEHFLHHYYEPNAQVPKTVQ from the coding sequence ATGGCAAAGAAAAATTTTAAAAATACAAGCCGGCTGCTGCTGGCTTCGGCCGGGATTGTGTCGCTGTTTTTTTTGGCCAGCGAGTATTTATTTCGCTTGGCTTTTAAGCGGGTTGATTACGTACCCGAAACATCGGCCGATAAGCAGAAATACGCTGATGACTATTGGCGCTATGTGGATTGGTTTAAAAAAGTCGATAAAGAGCACTGGACTTTTACAATTTCCGGTGAAAAAGAAGATATGTCGGCTTATTTTATCCCGGCCAAAGACGGTAGTTCCGATAAATCGGTGATTATTTCCCATGGCTATAAAGGTAATGGCGAGACCATGTCAAATTATGCGCAAATGTTTTACGACATGGGTTTTTCAGTGCTGCTGCCCGACGATCGTGGGCATGGCGAGAGTGCTGGGAAATATATCAGTTTCGGCTGGCTGGACCGGCTGGATTATCTGCGCTGGCTGCAGAAATTAATTGTCCGTCTCGGCGACAAGACGAAAATCGTCCTGTTTGGTGTCAGTATGGGCGCTTCAACGGTTGAGATGCTCAGCGGAGAAGACTTGCCGCCGCAGGTACGTTGTATTATTGCTGATTGCGGTTATTCCAGCATTGACGAAGAACTGGTTTTCCTGCTGAAACACCAGTACCATCTGCCGAAATATCCCTTTTATCCCTTTGTCAGCACGATCAATCACCATCGCTTAGGCTATTATCTCGGGGATGTCTCCTCAGTGACGCAATTAAAGAAAAACAAGCTGCCGATTTTCTTCATTCACGGCGAGAAGGACCGCTTTGTACCCAGTTATATGGCGCTGGAAAATTATCAAGCAGCACAGTCAGCTAAAGATTTGTGGATTGTTGAAAACGCCAGCCATGCTGAAAGTTTTTGGGTTGATCCTGAAAATTATAAACGGCACGTTGAACACTTTTTGCATCACTATTATGAACCTAACGCGCAGGTACCCAAGACAGTTCAATGA
- a CDS encoding cysteine hydrolase family protein: MAKNEALLIIDYTNDFVDNKGALTCGKPAQVLDSRIVELADQIKADGGWVILPTDLHKKDDPYHPETKLYPPHNLAGSWGREFYGKLAPWYDANKDDPQVYMYDKTRYSAFAGTDLDLRLRERHVDTLHLVGVCTDICVLHTAVDAYDLNYQLIIHENAVATLTQAAQDWALAHFKNVIGAKVVD, encoded by the coding sequence ATGGCTAAAAATGAAGCATTACTGATTATTGATTACACGAATGATTTTGTTGACAATAAAGGCGCTTTGACCTGCGGCAAACCGGCCCAAGTTCTTGACAGCCGGATTGTTGAACTAGCTGACCAAATCAAAGCTGACGGTGGTTGGGTGATTCTGCCAACGGATCTGCATAAGAAAGATGATCCTTATCATCCTGAGACTAAATTGTATCCGCCGCATAATTTAGCCGGCAGCTGGGGTCGGGAATTTTATGGCAAGCTGGCACCTTGGTATGATGCTAACAAAGATGACCCACAGGTTTATATGTATGATAAGACGCGTTACAGTGCCTTTGCTGGGACTGACTTGGACTTGCGTTTGCGTGAACGACATGTTGATACACTGCATCTAGTTGGCGTCTGTACGGATATCTGTGTCCTGCACACGGCTGTTGATGCTTACGATTTGAATTATCAACTGATCATTCATGAAAACGCTGTTGCCACGCTCACACAAGCGGCACAGGATTGGGCCTTGGCACATTTTAAAAATGTGATTGGCGCGAAGGTAGTTGATTAA